One part of the Luteibacter yeojuensis genome encodes these proteins:
- a CDS encoding class I fructose-bisphosphate aldolase codes for MSIENLEQIAQAMVATGKGIIAVDESTGTIKKRFDAAGVENTEENRRAYRELLLTTPGLGEHISGAILFDETIRQKTKDGVPLVEAMKKAGIIPGVKVDKGPVPLAGFPGDVVTEGLDGLRDRLKEYAQLGAQFCKWRAVIKITEDNPSSTAIEANMHALARYAALCQEAGLVPMVEPEVLMDDPESKHDIDVSYEVHEAVLRSLFNALYEQNVMLEGTILKVSMVIPGKYAPKEAQVTPEDVADATIRVLKSCVPATLPGIVFLSGGQSDEQATEHLNLINQMGPHPWPVSFSYGRALVAEALKIWSKDQQNNVAEAQKAVYARAQENGAAALGQWKKR; via the coding sequence ATGAGCATCGAAAACCTCGAACAGATCGCGCAGGCGATGGTGGCCACCGGCAAGGGCATCATCGCCGTCGACGAATCGACCGGGACGATCAAGAAGCGCTTCGACGCGGCCGGCGTCGAGAATACCGAGGAAAACCGTCGCGCCTACCGCGAACTGCTGCTGACCACCCCGGGCCTCGGCGAGCACATCTCGGGCGCCATCCTGTTCGACGAGACGATCCGCCAGAAGACCAAGGACGGCGTGCCGCTGGTCGAGGCCATGAAGAAGGCCGGCATCATCCCCGGCGTGAAGGTCGACAAGGGCCCCGTGCCGCTTGCCGGTTTCCCGGGTGACGTGGTCACCGAAGGCCTCGACGGCCTGCGCGACCGCCTGAAGGAATACGCCCAGCTCGGCGCCCAGTTCTGCAAGTGGCGCGCGGTGATCAAGATCACCGAGGACAACCCGAGCTCCACGGCCATCGAGGCGAACATGCACGCGCTGGCTCGCTACGCCGCGCTCTGCCAGGAAGCCGGCCTCGTGCCGATGGTCGAGCCGGAAGTCCTCATGGACGACCCGGAGAGCAAGCACGACATCGACGTGAGCTACGAGGTGCACGAAGCCGTCCTGCGCAGCCTGTTCAACGCGCTGTACGAGCAGAACGTGATGCTCGAGGGCACCATCCTGAAGGTCAGCATGGTCATCCCGGGCAAGTACGCGCCGAAGGAAGCGCAGGTCACGCCGGAAGACGTCGCCGACGCCACCATTCGCGTGCTGAAGTCCTGCGTGCCGGCCACGCTGCCAGGCATCGTGTTCCTCTCCGGCGGTCAGAGCGACGAGCAGGCCACCGAGCACCTGAACCTGATCAACCAGATGGGCCCGCATCCCTGGCCGGTCAGCTTCTCCTACGGCCGCGCGCTGGTGGCCGAGGCGCTGAAGATCTGGTCGAAGGACCAGCAGAACAACGTGGCCGAGGCGCAGAAGGCCGTGTATGCCCGCGCGCAGGAAAACGGCGCTGCGGCGCTGGGACAGTGGAAGAAGCGCTGA
- a CDS encoding energy transducer TonB translates to MIRNSLFTGAIAVAVLFAAGTAEAQTLRKVSPDRLTGYWFLTNKSLDVDVPNTGKNLNQPGCAAVSYMIGSDGRTQNPKIEKVVPEGDLGQVGVSIVRQLTYVKGSQNGTAQPVQTYYVAGFNLPEDPARKAAILAKCELPGYQTT, encoded by the coding sequence ATGATCCGCAACAGCTTGTTTACAGGCGCTATCGCCGTCGCTGTGCTTTTCGCCGCAGGCACGGCGGAGGCACAGACCCTTCGCAAGGTTTCCCCGGACCGGCTCACGGGCTATTGGTTCCTCACCAATAAGAGCCTGGACGTGGACGTGCCCAACACGGGCAAAAACCTCAACCAGCCAGGGTGCGCGGCCGTGAGCTACATGATCGGTTCCGACGGCCGTACCCAGAACCCAAAAATCGAAAAGGTGGTGCCCGAAGGCGATCTCGGCCAGGTTGGCGTGAGCATCGTCAGGCAGCTGACCTACGTGAAGGGCTCGCAGAACGGGACGGCCCAGCCCGTGCAGACCTACTACGTCGCCGGCTTCAACCTGCCGGAAGATCCGGCGCGCAAGGCCGCCATCCTCGCCAAGTGCGAACTGCCGGGCTACCAGACCACTTGA